DNA sequence from the Chthonomonadales bacterium genome:
CTCGAGATCGAGTTCAGCGTGGTGCTCTCCATGATCGATCGGCGGCTCGGCGGTCCGGGCAACATGGTGAAGAGCAACCTGGTCTTGACGGAGATCGAGCAGGCGCTGACGGAGAGCATCGTGACGCAGGCGCTCAAGGACCTCAAGGCGGCCTGGGAGGGCGTCGCCAAGTTCAACCCCCGCCACGAGCGCATGGAGACGCAGGCCCAGTTCATCCAGATCGTGCCGCCCAACGATGTCGTCGTCTCGATTCTCTTCGAGGTCAAGGTGGGTGACCTGCGCGGCGCAATGAGCCTGTGCATCCCCTACATGCTGCTCAAGCCCATCTCCTCCAAGCTCTCGGCCCAGCGATGGTTCAGCTCGACGGTCAAGGGCGGCATCAGCAAGGACGCGCAGGCCGTGATTCGGCAGCTTCAGACGACGCACGTGACCTGCGTCTGCCGGTTGGGCAACGCCAGCATGAGCGTGCGGGAGCTGCTGAACCTACGCGTGGGCGACACCGTGCCGCTCGGTCGCCGGTGCACCGAGGAGGTCGACCTGCTCCTCGGCGACCGCGTCAAGTTCCGCGGGAAGCCCGGCCGCGCCGGGCGCAAGGTCGCACTCCACATCAACCGCACGGCGAGCGATGATGACGCCGCCGACCGAGCCTGAGGCCCGGAGAGAGCAGACGCCATGCCTGAGATGTCACCCCCGGAGGTCGCCGCGTTTGCCGGGACGATGGGCGCCATCGCGGACGCCCTGGCCCTCGCCATGAGCGAGCAACTCAACGCGGCCGTCCTGCTCGACCCGCCCGTCGTCACGCTCCAGCCGGTGGATTCCCTGATGAACGGCACGAATCCCGTGCTGCAGACGACGTTCTCGTACCCGAACATCTGCCCCGACGAGGGCGTGCTGGCGTTCGCCGGCGCGGAGGCCGGGGTACTCGCGGACCTTGCCGGCGGCGGTGACGGCTCGGGCCCGCCGATGACCATCATGGACGAGCACATGGCGCGCCTGGCGGACGTGATGAACGGCATCGTCCAGGGGCTTGGCGCGGCGCTCGGCAACCGGTCCAACCTGGCCGTATTCCCCGGCCCGAGCGCCACGGCCATCGAGCCGCTCACCCTTCCCCCCGCCTTCGCGGTGGCCGACCAGGGGGTGAACGTCGAGATCGCCTACCACATCGAGGGGACCCTCGACGGGGCGATCCGGATGCTGGTCACGCCGGACTGGGTACGCGCACTCTCGCCAGTCGGCATCGACGAACCGCTGGCCGGCACCGATGCCCCCGCCGAGCCACGCGCGCAGGCGGCGTTCGAGCCGTACGCCGCCCCCGGCAACGGCGCCCCCGCGATGCCGCGCGGCATCGACCTGATCATGGACATCCCGCTGGACGTTACGGTGGAGCTGGGGCGCGTGCGCATGCTCATCAAGGACGTCCTGGCGCTCTCCGCGGGCTCCATCGTCGAGCTCGAGCGCGTGGCCGGCGAGCCGGTCGACCTGCTCGTGAACGGGCGGCTGGTGGCCAAGGGCGAGGTCGTGGTGATCGACGACAACTTCGGCATCCGCATCACCGAGATCATCGGTCCCGCCGACCGAATGGCCGCGCTCGCGAAGGTCTGACACGCATTGGGCGCGCAGGCGGCCCCGGTCCGTCCCGCTGGCGCGCCCGATCCCCGCACCTGGAGGCATCCTCGCATGACAGCACGACTTGCGCTCCTCGTCGCTGCCCTGGTGGTGGTGCTGGCTCCCCTGGCCGCCGGCCAGGGCGCCGCCCCGGCGCCCGGCCCCATCGGCACGGTCAACTACTGGCAGCTCAACGTGCGTTCGGCCCCTGGCGCATGGAACCGGCGCGTAGCCGTGCTCTCGCGCGGCGCCGCGTTGACCCGCGTGGCCGAGAGCGGTCCCTGGTCGCAGGTACGTCTGCCGGACGGCCGGGAGGGATGGGTGCCCTCGCGCTACGTCACCTGGCAGCCCGTGCCCGCCACCGGCGCGCCTCTCGAGGGGGCGCCGAGCGACGAGGCGCTCGCTGGCGCGGCGGCCGCGCCTCCGAAGCCCGCCGCCGCTACGCTGCCGCCCGTCGCGGCGGCGGCCGGCAAGCCCGCGGCCCCGGACGGCGCACTGAAGGGCACGCGGCCCGACCCGGCGCCTCGAACGCAGGACGGGCCGGGCGCCGCGCTCGCGAGTGGATGGCGCCTCCTCGTCTACCTTGTCCCGGTCCTCGTTCTGGTGGTGCTCTCGATCCGCGGCCTTCGCGCGCTCCAGGCTCGCGTCGGCACGGCCCCCGCGCTGCCCTCGCTGCGCGCCGGGCTCCTGGGCGGCCTGAACCTGGTGAACGCGCGAGCCTCTGGAGGCAGCAGCATCCGCGTGCTCGAGTCCGTGCCGCTCGGGACGGTCGGGGTTCACCTGCTGGAGGTCCGGGGCCGCGAGCTGCTGATCGCCACTGCCGGCGCGAACGTGACGCTGCTGGACACGCTTCCCCGGACGGAAGGCGGCGAGGGCGGCCCGTTCCGCGAGCAGCTTCGGGGCGCCGCGGCCGACATGG
Encoded proteins:
- the fliM gene encoding flagellar motor switch protein FliM; its protein translation is MDEILSQAEIEALLASLTGEGEPAEATEGAMAPSPVAAVEARPAGKADGRAIAYEVYDFRRPDKLSKDQMRTLQMLHETFARLLASSLTTHLRVSAHVDLVSVEQIPYDEYTRSLTSSIINVFSIPPLAGQALLEIEFSVVLSMIDRRLGGPGNMVKSNLVLTEIEQALTESIVTQALKDLKAAWEGVAKFNPRHERMETQAQFIQIVPPNDVVVSILFEVKVGDLRGAMSLCIPYMLLKPISSKLSAQRWFSSTVKGGISKDAQAVIRQLQTTHVTCVCRLGNASMSVRELLNLRVGDTVPLGRRCTEEVDLLLGDRVKFRGKPGRAGRKVALHINRTASDDDAADRA
- the fliN gene encoding flagellar motor switch protein FliN, with the protein product MPEMSPPEVAAFAGTMGAIADALALAMSEQLNAAVLLDPPVVTLQPVDSLMNGTNPVLQTTFSYPNICPDEGVLAFAGAEAGVLADLAGGGDGSGPPMTIMDEHMARLADVMNGIVQGLGAALGNRSNLAVFPGPSATAIEPLTLPPAFAVADQGVNVEIAYHIEGTLDGAIRMLVTPDWVRALSPVGIDEPLAGTDAPAEPRAQAAFEPYAAPGNGAPAMPRGIDLIMDIPLDVTVELGRVRMLIKDVLALSAGSIVELERVAGEPVDLLVNGRLVAKGEVVVIDDNFGIRITEIIGPADRMAALAKV
- a CDS encoding flagellar biosynthetic protein FliO, yielding MTARLALLVAALVVVLAPLAAGQGAAPAPGPIGTVNYWQLNVRSAPGAWNRRVAVLSRGAALTRVAESGPWSQVRLPDGREGWVPSRYVTWQPVPATGAPLEGAPSDEALAGAAAAPPKPAAATLPPVAAAAGKPAAPDGALKGTRPDPAPRTQDGPGAALASGWRLLVYLVPVLVLVVLSIRGLRALQARVGTAPALPSLRAGLLGGLNLVNARASGGSSIRVLESVPLGTVGVHLLEVRGRELLIATAGANVTLLDTLPRTEGGEGGPFREQLRGAAADMAAAGGAGIGVEALVGSLDDRLRDAREAIVRSAARLRRNGEA